Proteins from a single region of Sediminitomix flava:
- a CDS encoding tetratricopeptide repeat protein — MSRLLLLTLALLPQVLFGQDQLKKDSLFAQLSHAESVQERVSSLWEISGYYWADDLRKSYDYSIQALELAKKSNDQDLIGKSYLKLGDALLFIGNLDESLSSYLKSLKILEEINEPNSLFPLYHNLGVLFFQMKELDEALEYYHKALYLHHNTEVEGKSTGHGKVHTLYNSIGNIYEVKDENEQAFEYYLKGVKEAELIEDHQNLGSIYNNLGYLSLKLKDTAKAREYLRLSLFHRQKINDLNGMAKSYNYFASYYFQVDSLNKALESIEKAIPLAKKAGAEPTEAEALVELSKIYEKKGLYKESLDAFKKYKTLSDTLLNESSIRKQTELQITYEFEKEREIQAAEVQKKELRYGLIISILTLGCIISVLYYRLARSRNKRIQLAKESLEKDLELKKQDLDVKNKELASSVLFLLKKNELLSNVSERLLNLKNKMKPENHKMIQKIIFDLQDGTNDDVWNEFELRFQQVHEDYYLKLKECAPDLSPGEIKICTFLKLNMSSKEISAITHQSVKSIEVARTRIRKKLNLTNKNVNLVTYLLEL; from the coding sequence ATGTCACGATTACTCTTACTCACATTAGCTTTATTACCACAAGTATTATTTGGTCAAGACCAACTCAAAAAAGATAGTTTGTTTGCACAGCTTTCTCATGCCGAAAGTGTACAGGAAAGAGTAAGTTCTTTGTGGGAAATTTCGGGCTATTATTGGGCTGATGACCTTAGGAAATCATACGATTATTCTATTCAAGCTTTAGAACTAGCAAAAAAATCAAATGATCAAGACTTGATAGGAAAAAGCTATTTGAAGTTAGGAGATGCCCTTTTGTTTATTGGTAATCTGGATGAGTCCTTAAGTAGCTATTTGAAGAGTCTTAAGATTTTAGAAGAGATAAATGAGCCGAATAGCTTATTCCCTCTTTATCATAATCTTGGTGTTTTATTTTTTCAGATGAAAGAATTGGATGAAGCATTAGAGTACTACCATAAAGCTTTGTATTTACACCATAATACTGAAGTAGAAGGAAAGTCAACAGGACATGGTAAAGTGCATACCTTGTACAATAGTATCGGGAATATTTATGAAGTAAAAGATGAAAATGAGCAAGCTTTCGAATATTATTTGAAAGGAGTAAAGGAAGCCGAGTTGATTGAAGATCATCAGAATTTAGGAAGTATCTATAATAATTTGGGCTATCTTTCTCTTAAATTAAAAGACACCGCAAAGGCTAGAGAATACCTAAGATTATCACTTTTTCATCGTCAGAAAATCAATGATCTGAATGGAATGGCGAAGTCTTACAATTATTTCGCATCCTATTATTTTCAGGTAGATTCATTAAATAAAGCATTAGAAAGCATTGAGAAGGCCATTCCATTGGCTAAAAAAGCAGGAGCAGAGCCAACTGAAGCAGAAGCATTAGTAGAGCTTTCTAAAATTTATGAAAAGAAAGGGCTGTACAAAGAATCATTGGATGCGTTTAAAAAGTACAAGACTTTAAGCGATACTTTACTCAATGAAAGCTCAATTCGTAAGCAAACAGAGCTACAGATCACTTATGAGTTTGAAAAAGAGAGAGAAATTCAAGCAGCGGAAGTTCAGAAAAAGGAGTTACGATATGGTTTGATTATTTCCATCTTAACTTTAGGGTGTATTATTTCTGTTTTGTACTACAGACTTGCCCGAAGTAGAAATAAGCGTATTCAACTCGCTAAAGAAAGTTTAGAAAAAGATCTGGAGTTGAAGAAGCAAGATCTAGATGTGAAGAATAAAGAGTTAGCTTCGTCTGTGTTGTTTTTATTGAAGAAAAATGAATTACTCAGCAATGTGTCTGAGCGTTTGTTGAATTTGAAAAACAAGATGAAACCTGAAAATCATAAGATGATTCAGAAAATCATATTTGATCTTCAAGACGGTACGAATGACGATGTGTGGAATGAATTTGAGCTTCGTTTCCAACAAGTGCACGAAGACTATTATTTAAAACTGAAAGAGTGTGCTCCCGACCTTTCGCCTGGTGAAATTAAGATATGTACTTTCTTGAAGTTGAATATGAGTAGCAAAGAAATTTCAGCAATTACTCATCAGAGTGTAAAAAGTATTGAGGTGGCAAGAACACGAATTCGTAAGAAATTGAATCTTACAAATAAGAATGTAAACCTAGTAACTTATCTATTGGAATTATAA
- a CDS encoding S8 family serine peptidase, producing MGSVWAQEYKNGVKQGVVRVKFKPQIGAMLNSMKVTVSGGQVQTGIQAFDAASTTLSVSSMKRVFPYSAKHDAKHRKHGLHLWYEVTYNSNVSPLQAVTAYAKTNEVAMAEPVLEKYLITGDVSYLESNEIGTLSEDGEPFDDPYLSSQWHYNNTGQVTPSIPEGDVNLYEAWETQAGSSDIIVSIVDGGIDTDHEDLMDNLWVNTLELEGEEGVDDDGNGYVDDIHGYNFVYNSGNVVAHSHGTHVAGTVSAVNNNGIGVAGVAGGTGNGDGVRLISSQIFLESGESNGMGAAIVYGADNGAVISQNSWGYTSPGYYEQSVLDAINYFIAEAGQYEGSPMNGGIVIFASGNSAVDDEMYPGYWPQVYTVSALGPDNKIAFYSNYGSWVDISAPGGDQSYGQSNGVLSTLPNNTYGYIHGTSMACPHVSGIAALAIAEHGGPNFTADELELYLTSSTHDVDQYNPDYAGKLGVGYIDAALTLLKNEGIKPSTIGDLAVTGVAQDFMTISWTVPADEDDGYPSNFQVFYHTSPITDDNLEDAGIISLNNRDEAGTLKELEISGLSSLTTYYVAVRSLDRWANKSDLSNEVSAETNRGPDIEITQTNIYVDVNEESSFLAEGEFEIANLDEGELKWEASLRHRNHTYDYYSTLAYPTASPLAKSSLSIKERGFRNPLARIQQSDMVELHYLDTIQSGNGQLIGSIGEEDLTITNSSAIRFNVTQDNGFNLTHVNMGLGSDPSLGPVILEVYSGASIEDAELLLAQEVNTYLDYVYLYTFALNEQLYFNKGESFWVVFHIPAGNQYPLGISPEVEPSGSDGSYMSFDLGESWEPLADVYRDDRVWATKAFSNNPHLGEYVTLTPASGQVSANSSEMVQFNVDATTLINGTYNANILIESNDDDEKETRIATTVNVKGQKPDLRNIDVVEFGNVFYGEERTLIIPVTNFGYGKFSNATVISNDPQFEVHDLGWAWGIEARDYGYVTVTYKPNGVGSHNTSLDLMDGNGNSHSIPLFGVGTAPTEITVSPAVQTLEPMAIGDQATTTFTITNTGEYPLQYSIPAYTEGDATSSNGDLIHKFGYSYENSTIEGSELVFEWEDISQTGTEITEFFHVTHPDYTYYEVDLGFDFPFYNEVVRTWNLTRFGLMTIDKEGPLGVCLPPSVDISCAPRGVITGLGWELDILGSGGTVHYQKMAGKFIVQYTGNYVVNAWGDHEKITFQMVLFANGDIEYRYLDVEGMYFLDREEAMIGIGDRNYDDKFMINEYEFGSTEMPKLNYNETSFRIKHPGTRIVANVSQPEGLLQVGESRDIEMTIDSKDAIEGEIYQNISILSNDPFNPKTSVKVEVDINSGGVVDIELNTETLDFGQLFQMAEKSMTLTLSNIGTKSAEIISATVGTSSFEIEQATYSTALAAKTSNYITVNINTEEVKTLDDVLTVTTSEGDTYEIQLMAEVLDAPEIVVDITSISETVEAGTKKSVELTIENPGNGVLDIITEGTDWLYEGEAIAEVSSISLPEFAYSFTTSKESNGVKYQWRDITKTGEKIPMEWFYNEEQYWRAIPLPFEVELYQEKTDTLWVSWAGVITTSSPKINPLDIFLPDVIPSVAEPNNIIAPYFGIHFFEVLENTADVSGVFFESFDDHIVISWNEGLDRYGMAGFYSFQAIIYTNGTIKYQYNAPAWARLDLGVIGIENKDGTDGILVAGNQPYLEHELALVFTPGVRQQIPANSSNTITMQMDASSLNAGMYDGVFTIHNNSVASPQLTIPVSLEVTGDPMMTVSEDSIDFGKVMAYMGEDDYGYPMPKTYYHEFEVSNTGHANLQLSSVALKDGSEMMVEMYGLINPVWGTYGWRPIWGWVDIAPGTSQALRVTFQPTGEVEAIADTLVIESSIGEEAYMMPISAMAQKAPIAEFQGDEIDVMANTPEHTETRTVFLSNVNGEGILEYDLSLDFERVSTTTSLTSLVTNEVAFHSAVELQSKASEYIQVFGASEDSEGDYNAVIEYDTASVPDIYMGFGGGQSLVTATRFVAPEEGFTLSHVQTWYQPLDVMSSDIVVYIVAGDNLEDASLLTEQEYNHTISESDSVGSYLTVELNEPQYIYPNEDFYVVFAYPFDAPFPQGSVVNEEASENKFFFYAGEWVDLSSDASLANVGWMVKAMEETAGGGAAWVTIEGEMSGEIAAGDSVEVELSFDASRVRDIDNLANLIAHTNDPITPSVMHSLTMHMNQGPIFMIDAETELSVYENDTLSFEIYTVDMEGDATSFEFAEEYDNVSMSVEGDTITFVYTPDYESAGTHSFVIQGADEYQNASEYVVTAEVMDVNRAPLALTEGYQMALFHKGADTALNFMSLFEDPDGDELTFDYYMLEESDVADVYASNADLLVKPMMVGTAEVMVIATDVLGLSVETKVTIQVTEILSANSLSESVFKLYPVPAKDEITVALENTERGIFTIEIRNTLGEKIKELQVNKANNTLDTIIPISELASGVYIIQLKSEETELSRTFIKQ from the coding sequence ATGGGATCAGTGTGGGCACAGGAGTACAAGAATGGCGTTAAACAAGGCGTAGTCCGAGTCAAATTCAAACCTCAAATTGGGGCAATGTTGAATAGTATGAAAGTCACGGTTAGTGGCGGTCAAGTGCAAACGGGTATTCAAGCTTTTGATGCCGCAAGTACAACATTGTCAGTGTCAAGTATGAAAAGGGTTTTTCCCTATTCAGCTAAACATGATGCGAAACACCGTAAACATGGTCTTCATTTATGGTATGAAGTAACTTACAATTCGAATGTAAGTCCTTTGCAAGCAGTTACAGCTTATGCAAAAACAAATGAAGTTGCAATGGCAGAACCTGTATTAGAAAAATACCTCATTACAGGAGATGTTTCTTACTTGGAGTCAAATGAGATAGGAACGTTATCAGAAGATGGAGAGCCATTTGATGATCCTTACCTTTCTTCTCAATGGCATTATAATAATACAGGACAGGTAACACCAAGTATTCCTGAAGGAGATGTCAACTTATACGAAGCATGGGAAACACAAGCGGGTAGCTCAGATATCATAGTCAGTATTGTTGATGGAGGTATAGACACAGATCATGAAGATTTGATGGATAACCTTTGGGTGAATACTTTAGAGCTTGAAGGTGAAGAAGGTGTTGATGATGATGGGAATGGTTATGTGGATGACATACATGGTTATAACTTCGTATATAATTCTGGAAATGTAGTAGCTCATTCTCACGGTACACACGTAGCGGGTACAGTATCAGCTGTAAACAATAATGGTATTGGTGTAGCAGGTGTAGCAGGTGGTACAGGTAATGGTGATGGTGTACGATTGATTTCATCTCAAATTTTCTTAGAATCAGGTGAAAGTAATGGCATGGGTGCTGCCATTGTTTATGGTGCTGATAATGGAGCTGTTATTTCACAAAACTCTTGGGGGTATACTTCTCCGGGTTATTATGAACAAAGTGTATTAGATGCCATCAATTATTTTATTGCAGAAGCAGGGCAGTATGAAGGTAGCCCAATGAATGGTGGTATCGTAATTTTTGCTTCAGGAAATAGTGCCGTAGATGATGAAATGTATCCAGGTTATTGGCCACAGGTTTACACCGTTTCTGCATTGGGACCTGATAACAAGATTGCATTTTACTCTAATTATGGAAGCTGGGTTGATATATCAGCTCCTGGTGGAGATCAATCTTATGGACAAAGCAATGGAGTGTTGAGTACACTACCAAATAATACTTATGGGTATATTCATGGTACCTCAATGGCCTGTCCTCACGTATCGGGAATTGCAGCTTTAGCAATCGCAGAACATGGTGGACCAAACTTTACAGCGGATGAATTAGAACTATACTTAACAAGTTCAACACATGATGTTGATCAATATAACCCTGATTATGCAGGGAAACTGGGAGTTGGATATATTGATGCGGCTCTTACATTGTTAAAAAATGAAGGAATTAAACCTTCAACAATTGGTGATCTTGCAGTAACAGGAGTTGCTCAAGATTTCATGACAATTTCATGGACTGTTCCTGCAGATGAGGATGATGGATATCCATCAAATTTCCAAGTTTTTTATCATACATCACCTATTACGGATGATAATCTAGAGGATGCAGGTATCATTAGTTTGAATAACAGAGATGAAGCAGGAACCCTAAAAGAACTAGAAATTTCAGGGCTTTCTTCTCTTACTACTTATTACGTGGCAGTACGTTCTTTGGACCGTTGGGCTAATAAATCAGATTTATCTAATGAGGTATCTGCAGAAACCAATAGAGGGCCAGATATAGAAATTACTCAGACGAATATTTATGTAGATGTAAATGAAGAGAGTAGCTTTTTAGCAGAAGGTGAATTTGAAATTGCAAACCTTGATGAAGGTGAGTTGAAATGGGAAGCTTCACTTCGTCATCGAAATCATACTTACGATTACTATTCTACACTAGCTTATCCTACAGCTAGTCCGTTAGCTAAAAGTAGTCTAAGCATCAAAGAGCGAGGTTTCAGAAACCCTCTAGCTAGAATACAACAATCGGATATGGTTGAGTTGCATTACTTAGATACAATACAGTCAGGTAATGGTCAACTTATAGGTTCTATTGGTGAAGAGGATCTGACAATTACAAACTCCTCAGCTATCCGCTTCAACGTTACTCAAGACAATGGATTTAACTTGACACACGTAAATATGGGCTTGGGAAGTGACCCTAGTCTAGGTCCTGTAATCCTAGAGGTTTATTCTGGAGCCTCTATTGAAGATGCAGAACTACTATTGGCACAAGAAGTGAATACATATTTAGATTACGTTTATCTATATACTTTTGCCTTGAATGAACAGCTTTATTTTAACAAGGGAGAATCATTCTGGGTAGTATTCCATATCCCAGCAGGGAACCAATACCCACTAGGTATTAGTCCAGAAGTAGAGCCTTCAGGATCAGATGGGAGTTACATGAGTTTTGACTTGGGAGAAAGTTGGGAGCCTTTAGCAGATGTTTATCGTGATGATAGAGTTTGGGCAACGAAAGCTTTTAGTAACAATCCTCATTTGGGAGAATACGTAACATTGACGCCTGCTTCAGGTCAAGTATCTGCTAATTCTAGTGAAATGGTTCAGTTTAATGTTGATGCCACGACGCTGATTAATGGTACATACAATGCGAATATCTTGATCGAATCAAATGATGATGATGAAAAAGAAACTCGTATTGCTACCACTGTAAATGTAAAAGGTCAGAAGCCTGACTTGAGAAATATTGATGTCGTAGAATTTGGTAATGTATTTTACGGCGAAGAGCGTACGCTTATCATTCCAGTAACCAACTTCGGATATGGTAAATTCTCAAATGCAACAGTGATATCAAACGATCCTCAGTTTGAAGTACACGATCTTGGATGGGCTTGGGGAATTGAAGCTCGTGATTACGGTTATGTCACAGTAACATACAAGCCAAATGGTGTAGGAAGTCATAATACGAGTCTAGACCTTATGGATGGAAACGGAAATTCTCATTCTATTCCTTTATTTGGTGTGGGTACTGCTCCAACTGAAATAACTGTAAGTCCTGCTGTACAGACTTTGGAGCCAATGGCTATAGGAGATCAAGCTACAACTACTTTTACCATCACGAATACAGGAGAGTATCCGCTCCAATATTCTATTCCAGCTTACACAGAAGGTGATGCAACTTCTAGTAATGGCGACTTAATTCATAAGTTTGGGTATTCGTATGAAAATAGTACAATAGAAGGTTCTGAGCTAGTATTTGAATGGGAAGATATTTCACAAACAGGTACAGAAATCACAGAGTTTTTCCATGTAACACATCCAGATTATACCTATTATGAAGTAGATCTAGGTTTCGATTTTCCGTTCTATAATGAAGTTGTAAGAACTTGGAACTTGACTCGTTTTGGTTTGATGACAATAGATAAAGAAGGACCATTAGGAGTTTGTTTACCACCTTCAGTGGATATCTCATGTGCTCCTCGAGGCGTAATTACTGGTCTTGGTTGGGAATTAGATATTCTAGGAAGTGGAGGGACAGTACACTATCAAAAGATGGCTGGTAAGTTTATTGTTCAGTATACAGGTAACTATGTGGTTAATGCTTGGGGAGATCATGAAAAAATTACTTTCCAAATGGTCTTATTCGCGAATGGAGATATCGAGTACCGTTACCTTGATGTAGAGGGAATGTACTTCTTGGACCGTGAAGAAGCGATGATCGGAATTGGAGATCGTAATTACGACGACAAGTTCATGATTAATGAATACGAGTTCGGAAGTACTGAAATGCCGAAGTTGAATTATAATGAAACTTCATTTAGAATAAAGCATCCGGGTACTAGAATAGTGGCTAATGTATCGCAGCCAGAAGGATTATTACAGGTTGGTGAGTCTCGAGATATCGAGATGACAATTGATTCAAAAGATGCTATTGAAGGAGAAATCTACCAAAATATCTCAATTCTTAGTAATGACCCATTCAACCCTAAGACGAGTGTAAAAGTTGAAGTAGATATCAACAGTGGAGGAGTTGTAGATATTGAATTGAATACAGAAACGCTTGATTTTGGCCAGTTATTCCAAATGGCTGAAAAGTCAATGACACTTACATTGAGTAATATCGGAACAAAATCAGCAGAAATTATTTCAGCTACAGTTGGTACTTCAAGTTTCGAAATTGAGCAAGCAACATATTCAACTGCATTAGCAGCTAAAACGTCAAACTACATTACTGTAAATATAAATACAGAAGAAGTTAAGACTTTAGACGATGTATTGACCGTGACGACTTCAGAAGGAGATACTTACGAAATACAGCTTATGGCTGAAGTATTAGATGCGCCAGAGATAGTCGTGGATATTACTTCTATCTCAGAGACTGTAGAAGCGGGTACTAAAAAGTCTGTAGAGCTTACAATTGAAAATCCTGGAAATGGTGTTCTTGATATCATTACCGAAGGGACAGATTGGTTGTATGAAGGAGAAGCAATAGCTGAAGTTAGTTCTATATCATTACCTGAGTTTGCCTATTCGTTCACTACATCTAAGGAGAGCAATGGTGTGAAGTATCAGTGGAGAGATATTACGAAGACAGGTGAGAAAATCCCAATGGAGTGGTTCTATAATGAAGAACAATATTGGAGAGCAATACCTTTACCATTTGAAGTGGAATTGTATCAAGAGAAGACAGACACACTTTGGGTAAGTTGGGCAGGTGTAATTACGACTTCTAGTCCAAAGATTAACCCACTTGATATCTTCTTACCAGATGTAATTCCTAGTGTAGCGGAGCCAAATAATATCATTGCCCCATATTTTGGAATTCACTTCTTTGAAGTTCTTGAAAATACAGCAGATGTTTCAGGGGTGTTCTTCGAAAGTTTTGATGACCATATCGTGATCAGCTGGAACGAAGGTTTAGATAGATACGGAATGGCAGGTTTTTATAGCTTCCAAGCTATTATTTATACAAACGGTACAATTAAATACCAGTACAATGCTCCTGCTTGGGCGAGACTTGATTTGGGAGTGATTGGTATTGAAAATAAAGATGGTACTGACGGTATTTTAGTAGCAGGAAATCAACCATACCTAGAGCATGAATTAGCACTTGTATTTACACCAGGTGTAAGACAACAAATTCCAGCTAATTCTTCTAATACAATTACGATGCAAATGGATGCTAGCAGTCTTAATGCAGGCATGTATGATGGTGTATTTACGATTCATAATAACTCTGTAGCTAGTCCTCAATTGACGATCCCAGTAAGTCTTGAGGTAACAGGTGATCCAATGATGACTGTTTCAGAAGACTCAATTGATTTTGGTAAGGTGATGGCTTATATGGGCGAAGATGATTATGGATATCCTATGCCAAAAACTTATTATCATGAGTTTGAAGTAAGTAATACAGGTCATGCTAATTTACAATTATCATCTGTGGCATTGAAAGATGGTTCAGAGATGATGGTAGAGATGTATGGTTTGATTAACCCTGTATGGGGTACTTATGGATGGAGACCTATCTGGGGTTGGGTTGATATTGCGCCAGGTACTTCCCAAGCGTTAAGAGTGACTTTCCAACCGACAGGTGAAGTAGAAGCTATAGCAGATACTTTAGTTATCGAATCAAGTATTGGAGAGGAAGCTTACATGATGCCAATTTCTGCAATGGCACAAAAAGCACCAATAGCCGAGTTCCAAGGAGATGAAATTGATGTAATGGCAAATACACCAGAACATACAGAGACAAGAACAGTTTTCTTGAGTAATGTAAATGGTGAAGGAATTTTAGAGTATGATTTAAGTCTAGATTTTGAGCGTGTAAGTACAACAACAAGTCTAACAAGTCTTGTAACCAACGAAGTAGCTTTCCATAGTGCTGTTGAATTGCAGTCTAAAGCCTCTGAGTATATTCAGGTGTTTGGTGCTAGTGAGGATAGTGAAGGAGATTACAATGCTGTTATTGAATATGATACAGCTTCAGTCCCAGATATCTATATGGGATTTGGTGGAGGACAATCTTTAGTAACTGCTACTAGATTTGTTGCTCCAGAAGAAGGTTTTACATTATCACATGTACAAACTTGGTATCAACCATTAGATGTAATGTCTTCGGATATTGTAGTGTATATCGTTGCAGGAGATAATCTAGAAGACGCTTCATTATTGACTGAACAAGAGTACAATCATACAATTTCTGAATCAGATTCAGTGGGTTCTTACTTGACAGTAGAATTGAATGAACCTCAATATATTTATCCTAATGAGGACTTCTATGTAGTATTTGCTTATCCGTTTGATGCACCATTCCCTCAAGGTTCGGTGGTTAATGAAGAGGCTTCTGAAAATAAATTCTTCTTCTACGCAGGAGAATGGGTTGATTTATCATCTGATGCATCATTGGCAAATGTTGGTTGGATGGTGAAAGCAATGGAGGAAACTGCAGGTGGTGGAGCTGCCTGGGTGACGATTGAAGGTGAAATGTCTGGAGAAATTGCAGCGGGTGATTCTGTAGAGGTCGAATTAAGTTTTGATGCAAGCAGAGTACGTGATATAGATAACTTAGCAAACTTAATTGCGCATACTAATGATCCTATTACTCCTAGCGTTATGCATTCTTTAACTATGCATATGAACCAGGGGCCTATCTTTATGATTGATGCTGAAACAGAGCTTTCTGTATATGAAAATGATACGCTTTCTTTTGAAATTTACACTGTAGATATGGAAGGCGATGCTACATCATTTGAATTTGCAGAAGAGTATGACAATGTATCAATGAGTGTAGAAGGAGACACGATCACGTTTGTTTATACACCAGATTATGAATCGGCAGGTACGCATTCATTTGTCATTCAAGGTGCTGATGAGTATCAGAATGCATCGGAATATGTAGTAACAGCTGAGGTGATGGATGTAAATAGAGCTCCTTTAGCATTGACAGAAGGTTACCAAATGGCTTTATTCCATAAAGGAGCAGATACAGCTCTTAACTTTATGAGCTTGTTTGAAGATCCTGATGGAGATGAATTGACTTTTGATTATTACATGCTAGAGGAATCAGATGTTGCAGATGTTTATGCTTCTAATGCCGACTTATTAGTAAAACCAATGATGGTTGGTACAGCTGAAGTAATGGTAATAGCAACAGATGTTTTAGGCTTAAGTGTAGAAACAAAAGTTACAATTCAAGTAACCGAAATTCTTTCTGCAAATTCACTTTCGGAGTCAGTGTTCAAACTTTATCCAGTTCCAGCTAAAGATGAAATAACAGTAGCTCTTGAGAATACAGAAAGAGGTATTTTCACTATTGAGATTCGTAATACTTTAGGTGAGAAGATAAAGGAACTTCAGGTGAATAAAGCGAATAATACATTAGACACCATCATCCCTATTTCAGAATTAGCTTCAGGGGTATACATTATACAATTGAAGTCTGAAGAGACTGAATTGAGTCGAACATTTATTAAGCAGTAA